One part of the Oceanihabitans sp. IOP_32 genome encodes these proteins:
- a CDS encoding formimidoylglutamase translates to MEKLILFNNTKLNKLLTKRSGESKFGEHIKILSSPSHIYEQLQNLDVTHVVFGLPEDIGVFANHGKSGASEAWNATLKILLNIQSNNFTKANSVLILGHLDFTAELLEVSKLNQNKKSDIKKARKIVEHIDSHVTHIMQLIISSGKKAIVIGGGHNNAYGNIKGTSLALKKCVNVVNFDAHSDFRPQEGRHSGNGFSYAFAEGFLKNYYIFGLHENYTSNKILETLSETKHLDFSTFEDIEIKEKLSFNDAMYKALNHVSHKPFGIEIDCDAIANIPSSAMTPSGFTVNQTRQFVSYFANHKNATYLHICEAAPKKKSANQVGKLITYLITDFIKAHETSIT, encoded by the coding sequence ATGGAAAAATTAATTTTATTTAATAACACCAAACTTAATAAATTATTAACGAAACGCAGTGGCGAATCTAAATTTGGTGAACATATAAAAATATTAAGCTCTCCATCACATATATACGAACAACTTCAAAATTTAGACGTTACTCATGTTGTATTTGGCTTACCAGAGGATATTGGTGTATTTGCTAACCACGGTAAAAGTGGGGCTTCAGAGGCATGGAACGCCACCTTAAAAATATTGCTAAATATTCAAAGTAATAATTTCACGAAGGCAAATTCGGTGTTAATTTTAGGCCATTTAGACTTTACCGCAGAATTATTGGAAGTTTCAAAACTTAATCAAAACAAAAAAAGCGATATTAAAAAAGCCAGAAAAATAGTGGAGCACATAGACAGTCACGTTACACATATTATGCAGTTAATTATATCTTCTGGCAAAAAAGCTATTGTTATTGGAGGTGGGCATAACAACGCCTATGGCAACATAAAAGGGACATCTTTAGCTCTAAAAAAATGTGTAAATGTTGTTAATTTCGACGCACATTCAGATTTTAGACCACAAGAGGGCCGACACAGCGGTAATGGGTTTAGTTACGCTTTCGCGGAAGGGTTTCTGAAAAACTATTACATCTTTGGATTGCACGAAAATTACACGTCAAATAAGATTTTGGAAACTTTAAGCGAAACAAAACATTTAGATTTTAGTACGTTTGAAGATATAGAAATAAAAGAAAAATTAAGCTTCAACGATGCTATGTATAAGGCATTAAACCATGTCTCTCACAAACCCTTTGGCATAGAAATAGACTGCGATGCCATAGCGAATATACCCAGTAGTGCCATGACTCCAAGTGGTTTTACGGTTAATCAAACCAGACAATTTGTTAGCTATTTTGCAAATCATAAAAACGCCACTTATTTGCATATTTGCGAAGCCGCACCAAAAAAGAAAAGCGCCAACCAAGTGGGCAAACTTATAACTTATTTAATTACCGATTTTATAAAAGCGCATGAAACATCTATAACCTAA
- a CDS encoding chromosome partitioning protein ParA has translation MENNDKPTVVENTKSNEENAKTNKGLKVALALALILFVGTGIYTLNLYQDSVDTKKQLTEEKRLVMTDLNAMAKQYDDAIGENEEINADLVESRARIQGLIDSLKISETNIKSLWRYRQRYNTLKKEMDVLLAQNDSLRVQNSYLATSLDSTKIRLEERTMFTDSLLTQNIALAEVVENASVLNTIGLKGFGVIQRTSGKLVPTERARRVNKIRVCFTVAKNELVQAGDQELYIQVIDPNNNIMGLNQQVQFGEVLFNYSTISKFNYENANLDICEFVNSSNEKFEPGSYTVNVYNQRYLVSTSEFSLR, from the coding sequence ATGGAAAATAACGATAAGCCTACTGTTGTAGAAAATACAAAGAGTAACGAAGAAAACGCGAAAACTAATAAAGGTCTAAAAGTGGCTTTGGCTCTGGCTTTAATTCTTTTTGTGGGCACTGGTATTTATACTTTAAATTTATACCAAGACAGTGTTGATACTAAAAAACAATTAACCGAAGAAAAACGGTTAGTTATGACAGATTTAAATGCTATGGCGAAACAGTATGATGACGCTATAGGTGAAAATGAAGAGATTAATGCTGATTTGGTGGAGTCTAGAGCGCGTATTCAAGGCTTGATAGATTCTTTGAAAATTTCTGAAACCAATATTAAAAGTCTTTGGAGGTACAGACAACGATACAATACATTAAAGAAAGAAATGGATGTGTTGCTGGCTCAAAACGATTCGTTACGAGTACAAAATTCTTATTTAGCTACCTCTTTAGATAGCACAAAAATACGCTTAGAAGAGCGCACCATGTTTACCGATTCTTTATTAACACAAAATATTGCCTTAGCTGAGGTGGTTGAGAACGCATCGGTATTAAACACTATTGGTTTAAAGGGCTTTGGTGTAATACAACGCACATCGGGAAAATTAGTGCCAACCGAAAGAGCTAGGAGAGTTAATAAAATTAGAGTGTGCTTTACCGTGGCTAAAAATGAATTGGTACAGGCCGGAGATCAGGAATTGTATATTCAAGTTATAGATCCTAACAACAATATTATGGGCTTAAATCAACAAGTTCAATTTGGAGAAGTGTTGTTTAATTACAGTACGATTAGTAAATTTAATTACGAAAATGCAAATCTTGATATCTGTGAGTTTGTTAATAGTAGTAATGAGAAATTCGAACCAGGATCTTACACTGTAAACGTCTATAATCAAAGATACTTAGTTTCTACTTCAGAGTTTTCTTTAAGGTAA